The following are encoded together in the Erwinia sp. E602 genome:
- a CDS encoding PTS sugar transporter subunit IIB — translation MKITVVCGNGLGTSLMMEMSIKNIVKDLGVAAEVDHVDLGSAKGTSSDIFVGTSDIAEQLVAQQVGGKIVSLQNMVDKVAMKERISAALTELGAL, via the coding sequence ATGAAAATTACCGTAGTGTGTGGCAACGGCCTGGGCACCAGCCTGATGATGGAAATGAGCATTAAAAATATCGTTAAAGACCTGGGTGTGGCGGCTGAAGTCGATCACGTTGACCTGGGATCTGCGAAAGGGACCAGCAGCGATATCTTCGTTGGCACCTCCGATATCGCCGAGCAGCTGGTAGCGCAGCAGGTGGGCGGTAAGATCGTCTCGCTGCAAAACATGGTGGATAAGGTGGCGATGAAAGAGCGTATTTCTGCCGCCTTAACCGAACTCGGCGCACTGTAA
- a CDS encoding PTS ascorbate transporter subunit IIC, giving the protein MEFFRFLMSDVLSEPSILVGLIALIGLVAQKKPATEVIKGTVKTVMGFLILGAGAGLIVSSLSDFAAIFHHAFGIPGVVPNNEAIVAVAQKSFGTEMAMIMFFAMVINIAIARFTPWKYIFLTGHHTLFMSMMVAVILATAGMKGVSLIAVGSLVVGVSMVFFPAIIHPYMKKVTGSDDVAFGHFSSISQLLSAFIGSKFGNKEKSTEDMQVPKSLLFLRDTPVAIAFTMFFIFIFTCLVAGPSAVKEMNAGGKNWFMFSLMQSITFAAGVYIVLQGVRMVIAEIVPAFKGISDRLVPNAKPALDCPVVFPYAPNAVLVGFLSSFVAGVLGMFILYALNMTVIIPGVVPHFFVGAAAGVFGNATGGRRGAILGSFTNGLLITFIPVFLLPVLGSIGLANTTFSDSDFGALGILLGLIVR; this is encoded by the coding sequence ATGGAATTCTTCCGTTTTTTAATGAGTGATGTGCTGTCCGAACCCTCGATCCTGGTCGGGCTGATTGCGTTGATTGGCCTGGTGGCGCAGAAAAAGCCCGCCACCGAAGTGATTAAAGGTACGGTCAAAACGGTGATGGGCTTCCTGATCCTCGGTGCCGGTGCCGGCCTGATCGTCTCCTCGCTGAGCGATTTTGCCGCTATCTTCCATCATGCGTTCGGTATTCCGGGCGTGGTGCCGAATAACGAAGCGATCGTTGCCGTGGCGCAGAAGAGCTTCGGTACCGAAATGGCGATGATCATGTTCTTTGCCATGGTGATTAACATCGCCATTGCGCGCTTTACGCCGTGGAAGTACATCTTCCTGACCGGTCACCATACGCTGTTTATGTCGATGATGGTGGCGGTGATTCTGGCGACCGCCGGCATGAAGGGCGTCAGCCTGATTGCGGTAGGTTCGCTGGTGGTAGGCGTATCAATGGTGTTCTTCCCGGCGATTATTCACCCGTATATGAAGAAAGTCACCGGGTCGGATGACGTTGCCTTCGGCCACTTCTCCTCAATTTCTCAGCTGTTGTCGGCGTTTATCGGCAGCAAGTTTGGTAATAAAGAGAAGTCGACGGAAGATATGCAGGTACCCAAAAGCCTGCTGTTCCTGCGCGACACGCCGGTGGCGATTGCCTTCACCATGTTCTTTATCTTCATTTTCACCTGCCTGGTGGCCGGTCCGTCAGCGGTGAAAGAGATGAACGCCGGTGGTAAAAACTGGTTTATGTTCTCGCTGATGCAGTCGATCACCTTTGCCGCCGGCGTCTATATCGTGCTGCAGGGCGTGCGTATGGTTATTGCCGAGATCGTCCCGGCCTTTAAAGGAATTTCCGACAGGCTGGTGCCGAACGCCAAACCGGCGCTGGACTGCCCGGTGGTGTTCCCGTACGCGCCGAACGCGGTGCTGGTGGGCTTCCTCAGCAGCTTTGTTGCCGGCGTGCTGGGGATGTTTATCCTGTATGCGCTGAACATGACGGTGATTATTCCGGGCGTGGTGCCGCACTTCTTCGTTGGTGCGGCGGCGGGCGTGTTTGGTAACGCCACCGGCGGGCGTCGCGGGGCGATCCTCGGTTCGTTCACCAACGGCCTGCTGATCACCTTTATTCCGGTGTTCCTGCTGCCGGTGCTCGGCAGCATTGGCCTGGCGAACACCACCTTCAGCGACTCTGACTTCGGTGCGCTGGGTATTCTGCTGGGGCTGATCGTGCGTTAA
- a CDS encoding MFS transporter, with the protein MHNRFLPTALGLYLNYLVHGMGVLLIALNMPPLMQQWHTNAAGVSVVVASLGIGRLAALLLAGVLSDRFGRKPFVYLGMLCYLGFFVGIVSASSVGVAFAFGLLAGVANSLLDAGTYPALMESFPHTPGTALIVVKAFVSAGQFLLPFLVGALALSHAWFGWSFMAAAAVMLLNALWLLRRPFPDRHYAAAARTPASALAAKGQLGDILCFTLYGYISMATFWLVSQWLAQYGMTVAGLAWDSALRLLSLYTVGSLCGVLVTAVLADKRVRSATLLPWYNAISVLALLTVCLWPGPVTVRLFALVFGFSAAGGVVQLGLGLMAQRFPDARGKATGIYYSAGSVATFTVPLVAAKLSQTSIASILWFDLLLAAAGLLLAGVISLRQPSRKAADKKTRLRQSEAVSVEQNSSPSAEKLRAD; encoded by the coding sequence ATGCACAACCGCTTCCTGCCCACCGCACTCGGGCTCTATCTTAACTATCTGGTTCACGGGATGGGCGTGCTGCTGATCGCCCTGAATATGCCGCCGCTGATGCAGCAGTGGCACACCAACGCGGCCGGCGTGTCGGTGGTGGTGGCCTCGCTGGGCATCGGGCGGCTGGCCGCGCTGCTGCTGGCCGGGGTGCTGTCTGACCGCTTTGGCCGTAAGCCGTTTGTTTACCTTGGGATGCTTTGCTACCTCGGCTTTTTTGTCGGTATCGTCAGCGCATCGTCGGTCGGCGTGGCCTTCGCCTTTGGCCTGCTGGCCGGCGTCGCCAACAGCCTGCTGGACGCCGGCACCTATCCGGCGCTGATGGAGTCGTTTCCGCATACGCCCGGCACCGCGCTGATCGTGGTCAAGGCGTTTGTTTCAGCCGGGCAGTTTCTGCTGCCGTTCCTGGTCGGCGCGCTGGCGCTGAGCCACGCCTGGTTTGGCTGGTCGTTTATGGCGGCAGCCGCGGTGATGCTGCTGAATGCCCTCTGGCTGCTGCGGCGGCCGTTCCCCGATCGTCATTACGCTGCGGCTGCCCGCACGCCAGCGTCTGCGCTGGCCGCCAAAGGCCAGCTCGGTGATATTCTCTGCTTCACGCTGTATGGTTATATTTCGATGGCCACCTTCTGGCTGGTCAGCCAGTGGCTGGCGCAGTACGGGATGACGGTGGCCGGTTTAGCCTGGGATTCCGCCCTGCGTCTGCTGAGCCTGTATACCGTCGGTTCGCTGTGCGGCGTGCTGGTGACGGCCGTACTGGCCGATAAGCGGGTGCGCAGCGCCACGCTGCTGCCGTGGTACAACGCCATTTCGGTGCTGGCACTGCTCACCGTCTGCCTGTGGCCCGGCCCGGTTACCGTGCGGCTGTTTGCGCTGGTATTCGGGTTCTCGGCGGCGGGCGGGGTGGTGCAGCTGGGGCTGGGGCTGATGGCGCAGCGCTTTCCCGACGCGCGCGGCAAAGCAACCGGGATCTATTACAGTGCAGGCAGCGTGGCCACCTTCACGGTGCCGCTGGTGGCGGCAAAGCTGTCGCAGACCAGTATCGCCAGCATACTGTGGTTTGATCTGCTGCTGGCCGCCGCCGGGCTGCTGCTGGCGGGGGTGATTAGCCTGCGTCAGCCCTCGCGCAAGGCCGCAGATAAAAAAACACGGCTCCGCCAGAGCGAAGCCGTATCAGTGGAGCAGAATTCCTCTCCGTCTGCAGAAAAACTGCGTGCAGATTAA
- a CDS encoding NtaA/DmoA family FMN-dependent monooxygenase (This protein belongs to a clade of FMN-dependent monooxygenases, within a broader family of flavin-dependent oxidoreductases, the luciferase-like monooxygenase (LMM) family, some of whose members use coenzyme F420 rather than FMN.) — translation MTTHRRRLKTLVGAASVLAAASDTDPATGIRRAVELAKIAEREKITGLFTADLLQSDPAGLAGITGSQDPLIALAALSQATSQIGLIATVTTTFQHPYNLARQVGTLDHLSGGRAGWNAVTSSVGEENFGEVLPSPQARYARATEFVEVVNALFDANDPQAVTRSASGGVSVDPRKLHPANYRGEVFTVAGPLNVPPPPQGRPVQFQAGQSEEGITLGARYAEVIYTSQPTLAAAVSFVSEIRRRAQGFGRPQGLPLVMNSFHSIIGDSPADVARRLREKHERINLDRGRLRVADMLGGEIDLSELPLDKAIPESLLPDTDAVNRRRGRAEIFVGFARQGLTLRELIVQAEETGHWFVAGTPESLADAIEERYRAGVLDVISLHGLGQPDQQDLLLNGLLPELRKRQLIDEDYPGHDFRSNLQLPPIN, via the coding sequence GTGACTACTCATCGCAGACGTTTAAAAACGCTGGTCGGCGCGGCCAGCGTGCTCGCCGCCGCCAGTGATACCGATCCGGCAACCGGCATCCGCCGCGCCGTCGAACTGGCAAAAATTGCCGAGCGTGAAAAAATCACCGGTCTGTTTACCGCCGATCTGTTGCAGAGCGATCCGGCCGGGCTGGCCGGCATTACCGGCAGCCAGGACCCGCTGATCGCGCTGGCCGCGCTGAGCCAGGCCACGTCGCAGATCGGCCTGATTGCCACCGTCACTACCACCTTCCAGCATCCCTATAACCTGGCCCGGCAGGTCGGTACCCTCGATCACCTGAGCGGCGGCCGGGCGGGCTGGAACGCCGTCACCTCGTCGGTGGGGGAGGAGAACTTCGGCGAAGTGCTGCCGTCGCCGCAGGCGCGTTACGCGCGAGCCACCGAGTTTGTTGAGGTGGTTAACGCGCTGTTTGACGCCAACGATCCACAGGCGGTCACCCGCAGCGCCAGCGGCGGGGTCAGCGTCGATCCGCGTAAGCTGCACCCGGCCAACTACCGCGGTGAGGTGTTTACCGTGGCCGGCCCGCTGAACGTGCCGCCGCCGCCGCAGGGCCGTCCGGTGCAGTTTCAGGCGGGGCAGTCGGAGGAAGGTATTACCCTCGGTGCCCGGTATGCCGAAGTGATTTATACCTCGCAGCCGACGCTGGCCGCTGCCGTGTCCTTCGTCAGTGAAATTCGCCGCAGGGCACAGGGCTTTGGCCGCCCGCAGGGGCTGCCGCTGGTGATGAACTCGTTCCACTCGATTATTGGCGACAGCCCGGCAGACGTGGCACGCCGCCTGCGGGAAAAACATGAGCGGATTAACCTGGATCGCGGCCGGCTGCGGGTGGCGGATATGCTCGGCGGCGAGATCGACCTCTCCGAACTGCCGCTGGATAAAGCGATCCCGGAAAGCCTGCTGCCGGATACGGACGCGGTAAACCGTCGTCGCGGTCGGGCGGAGATTTTCGTCGGGTTTGCCCGCCAGGGGTTAACGCTGCGCGAGCTGATCGTTCAGGCAGAAGAGACCGGCCACTGGTTTGTCGCCGGCACGCCGGAGTCGCTGGCCGACGCGATTGAAGAGCGTTACCGCGCCGGCGTGCTGGACGTCATTTCGCTGCACGGCCTGGGCCAGCCGGACCAGCAGGATCTGCTGCTCAACGGCCTGCTGCCGGAGCTGCGTAAACGCCAGCTGATCGATGAAGACTATCCGGGCCATGACTTCCGCAGCAACCTGCAGCTGCCGCCGATAAATTAG
- a CDS encoding membrane-bound PQQ-dependent dehydrogenase, glucose/quinate/shikimate family, giving the protein MINKFTSVVIALVGLAMLYVGSQLLLAGGTPFYAIIAVGLLITAIALFRNKAIALTIYAILMWLVLAWTVFEVGFDKWQWIPRGDLIGLIGLWLALPWVVRPLTRAAGHERRFHPLLGGTVAVMIVIVIGLMFYDPFPQPGTITTPRNSALTDGAGEEWTAYGGSDSGLRFSRLNQITKDNVGDLEVAWTYHTGDLRDTAKDASEYTFEATPLKVNNTLYFCTPHDEVHALNPETGAVKWKYQPTNNGSLMWQHQTCRGVSYWDGSVQPQGAETAQAQVATAAACRKRIFNASIDAKLIALDADTGKLCEDFGNRGVVDLHTSMGEVRPNALMQTSAPLVAGNLVIVGGAAMDNGYSNGNPSGVIRAYDVQSGRLVWNFDPANPENTQPIAADQQYPHDSPLAWATLSADVKNGLVYVPFGNAAPDEVGIERQPESNTEKFRDTLVALDLHTGAFKWRFQSSHNDLWDRDNPSQPSILDIDYQGQKQPVVILPTKTGNLFVLNRLTGQPVYPVNQQEVSTSGGVTGQSFAASQPVSALNFIPKALDEKAMWGISPFDQMACRIEFHSLRYDGNPWTPPTESGTLVFPGNIGVFNWGSVAIDPQRQLLIASPVRLPYKYNLIKRTPQTAEKRLFTKENTPFWNENYQGDNAINIQRFASSLGIPCIAPPWGQLAGVDLTTGKTRWLRRVGSTKNLKTTFLPGPFPIGFPMGMVAHGGQLVTAGDLVFHGATADNFFRAYDSTTGELLWQQELAAGVQATAATYMGSDQRQYVVVAAGGHGSLGTTLGDSVVAYRLKK; this is encoded by the coding sequence ATGATTAACAAATTTACCAGCGTGGTGATTGCGCTGGTCGGCCTTGCGATGCTCTATGTGGGCAGCCAGCTGCTGCTGGCAGGGGGTACGCCGTTTTACGCCATTATTGCGGTAGGGCTGCTGATAACCGCCATTGCGCTGTTCCGTAATAAGGCTATTGCGCTGACCATTTATGCCATTCTGATGTGGCTGGTGCTGGCCTGGACTGTTTTTGAGGTTGGTTTTGATAAATGGCAGTGGATCCCTCGCGGCGACCTGATCGGCCTGATCGGCCTGTGGCTGGCGCTGCCGTGGGTTGTGCGCCCGCTGACCCGCGCGGCCGGGCACGAGCGCCGCTTCCATCCGCTGCTGGGCGGCACCGTGGCGGTGATGATCGTTATCGTTATCGGGCTGATGTTTTACGATCCCTTCCCGCAGCCGGGGACCATTACCACGCCACGTAACAGCGCGCTGACCGATGGCGCAGGCGAGGAGTGGACGGCTTATGGCGGCAGCGACAGCGGCCTGCGCTTCTCACGACTGAACCAGATCACTAAAGATAACGTAGGCGATCTGGAGGTGGCCTGGACCTATCATACCGGCGACCTGCGTGATACGGCGAAAGACGCCAGCGAATACACCTTTGAAGCCACGCCGCTGAAGGTGAACAATACGCTCTACTTCTGCACACCGCACGATGAAGTACATGCGCTGAATCCGGAAACCGGTGCGGTTAAGTGGAAATACCAGCCGACCAATAATGGCTCGCTGATGTGGCAGCACCAGACCTGCCGCGGCGTCAGCTACTGGGACGGCTCGGTACAGCCGCAGGGCGCAGAGACAGCTCAGGCACAGGTTGCGACAGCTGCCGCATGCCGCAAACGTATTTTTAACGCCAGCATTGACGCGAAGCTGATTGCCCTGGATGCCGACACCGGCAAACTGTGCGAAGATTTCGGCAATCGGGGCGTGGTGGATCTGCATACCAGTATGGGAGAAGTGCGTCCTAACGCGCTGATGCAAACCTCCGCACCGCTGGTGGCCGGTAATCTGGTGATCGTCGGCGGCGCGGCGATGGATAACGGCTACAGCAACGGCAACCCGTCCGGGGTGATCCGCGCCTATGACGTGCAGTCCGGCCGACTGGTGTGGAATTTTGATCCGGCCAATCCGGAAAACACCCAGCCGATCGCGGCTGACCAGCAGTATCCACATGACTCGCCGCTGGCGTGGGCCACCCTGAGTGCCGACGTAAAAAATGGCCTGGTCTACGTGCCGTTTGGTAACGCCGCGCCGGATGAAGTGGGTATTGAACGCCAGCCGGAGAGCAATACTGAGAAGTTCCGTGACACCCTGGTGGCGCTGGATCTGCACACCGGTGCCTTTAAGTGGCGCTTCCAGTCTTCCCACAACGACCTGTGGGATCGCGATAATCCGTCGCAGCCTTCGATCCTTGATATTGATTATCAGGGCCAGAAACAGCCGGTGGTGATCCTGCCAACCAAAACCGGCAACCTGTTTGTGCTTAACCGCCTGACCGGCCAGCCGGTGTACCCGGTTAACCAGCAGGAAGTTTCCACCAGCGGCGGCGTCACCGGTCAGAGCTTTGCCGCTAGCCAGCCGGTATCCGCGCTGAACTTTATTCCGAAAGCGCTGGATGAAAAAGCGATGTGGGGTATCTCGCCGTTCGATCAGATGGCCTGCCGCATCGAGTTCCACTCGCTGCGCTATGACGGCAACCCGTGGACGCCACCGACCGAGTCCGGCACCCTGGTGTTCCCGGGCAATATCGGCGTGTTTAACTGGGGCTCGGTGGCGATCGATCCACAGCGCCAGCTGCTGATCGCCTCTCCCGTGCGTCTGCCCTACAAGTACAACCTGATTAAGCGCACGCCGCAAACGGCAGAAAAGCGCCTGTTCACCAAAGAGAACACACCGTTCTGGAACGAAAACTACCAGGGCGATAATGCGATTAACATCCAGCGCTTTGCCTCCAGCCTGGGCATTCCGTGCATCGCGCCACCGTGGGGGCAGCTGGCAGGGGTGGATCTGACCACCGGTAAAACCCGGTGGCTGCGCCGCGTGGGCAGCACCAAAAACCTGAAAACCACCTTCCTGCCTGGGCCGTTCCCGATTGGTTTCCCGATGGGGATGGTGGCGCACGGCGGTCAGCTGGTGACGGCGGGGGACCTGGTGTTCCACGGGGCAACGGCGGATAACTTCTTCCGTGCCTATGACAGTACCACCGGTGAGCTGCTGTGGCAGCAGGAGCTCGCGGCCGGCGTGCAGGCTACCGCAGCCACCTACATGGGCAGCGACCAGCGCCAGTATGTGGTGGTGGCTGCCGGTGGGCACGGCTCGCTGGGCACCACGCTGGGGGACAGCGTGGTGGCGTACCGCCTGAAAAAATAA
- a CDS encoding LLM class flavin-dependent oxidoreductase, translated as MKKIGFLSFGHWTPSPHSATRSAADTLLQSIDLAVAAEELGADGAYFRVHHFARQLASPFPLLAAAGAKTRTIELGTGVIDMRYENPLYMAEDAGAADLIAGGRLQLGISRGSPEQVIDGWRYFGFAPAEGENHADMARRHTETLLEVLRGEGFAEPNPQPMFPNPPGLLRLEPHSAGLRDRIWWGASSNATAVWAAKLGMNLQSSTLKDDETGEPFHIQQAKQIRAYRAAWKEAGHTREPRVSVSRSIFALVNDTDRAYFGQSGKEGDSVGYLDASTRAIFGRSYAAEPDVLIKQLAADEAIAEADTLLLTVPNQLGVDYCAHTIEAILKHVAPGLGWRD; from the coding sequence ATGAAAAAGATCGGCTTTCTGTCCTTTGGTCACTGGACTCCGTCACCACACTCGGCCACCCGCTCAGCGGCCGACACGCTGCTGCAGTCGATCGACCTGGCGGTCGCCGCTGAAGAGCTGGGGGCCGACGGCGCCTACTTCCGCGTACACCACTTTGCCCGCCAGCTGGCTTCACCTTTCCCGCTGCTGGCGGCGGCCGGAGCAAAAACCAGAACCATTGAGCTGGGCACCGGCGTGATCGATATGCGCTATGAAAACCCGCTGTATATGGCCGAAGACGCCGGCGCGGCTGATCTGATCGCCGGTGGCCGCCTGCAGCTGGGCATCAGCCGTGGCTCCCCGGAACAGGTGATTGACGGCTGGCGCTACTTTGGTTTCGCGCCTGCTGAAGGTGAGAACCACGCGGACATGGCGCGCCGCCACACCGAAACGCTGCTGGAGGTGCTGAGAGGGGAGGGCTTTGCGGAACCGAACCCGCAGCCGATGTTCCCTAATCCGCCTGGCCTGCTGCGGCTGGAGCCGCACTCTGCCGGCCTGCGCGATCGTATCTGGTGGGGTGCCAGCTCCAACGCCACGGCGGTGTGGGCGGCGAAGCTGGGGATGAACCTGCAGAGTTCGACGCTGAAGGATGATGAAACCGGCGAGCCGTTCCATATCCAGCAGGCGAAGCAGATCCGCGCCTACCGCGCGGCGTGGAAAGAGGCCGGGCATACCCGCGAACCGCGCGTATCGGTCAGCCGCAGCATCTTCGCGCTGGTGAATGATACGGACCGCGCCTACTTTGGTCAGAGCGGTAAAGAGGGCGATTCGGTAGGCTATCTGGATGCCAGCACCCGCGCCATCTTTGGCCGCAGCTACGCAGCCGAGCCGGACGTGCTGATTAAACAGCTGGCGGCCGATGAGGCGATCGCCGAAGCGGACACGCTGCTGCTGACCGTGCCTAATCAGCTGGGCGTCGACTACTGCGCACATACCATTGAGGCGATTCTGAAACACGTTGCTCCGGGCCTCGGCTGGCGCGACTGA
- a CDS encoding glycoside hydrolase family 1 protein, whose translation MQQRFPQGFMWGGATAANQVEGAFDAEGKGLSIVDAIPGGKQRLAIVASKEFDFTVDADKYTYPNHKGIDHYHRFREDIALFAEMGFKCYRFSIGWTRIYPNGIEQQPNEAGLSHYDQVIDTCIAHGIEPVITISHYEMPLHLATAFGGWKNRELIGHFERFARTVLERFGHKVKYWMTFNEINSAAHFPMMSQGLTVQSGALEPQAKFQAWHNQFVASALAVKIAHETNAQIRIGCMILFATNYAWDCDPINQLATLKENQAFNYYCADVQAGGKYPYYAQSLWRSLGVTLDIQPGDLELIKQHTVDYIGFSYYMSSTIYKTDPAAEAASGNLLGGARNPFLEASEWGWEIDPVGLRIALNQLYDRYEKPLFIVENGLGAIDKPDENHYIADDYRINYLRQHIEAMAGAIEDGVDLLGYTPWGCIDLVSMSTGEMSKRYGMIYVDLDDNINGSGNRYKKKSFHWYQQVIATNGSDLS comes from the coding sequence ATGCAACAGCGTTTTCCGCAGGGCTTTATGTGGGGCGGTGCCACCGCCGCCAATCAGGTAGAGGGCGCGTTTGACGCCGAGGGAAAAGGGCTGTCGATCGTTGACGCCATTCCGGGCGGCAAGCAGCGCCTGGCGATCGTCGCATCAAAGGAGTTTGACTTCACCGTCGACGCCGATAAGTACACCTATCCGAACCATAAGGGCATCGATCACTATCACCGTTTCCGTGAAGATATCGCGCTGTTTGCCGAAATGGGCTTCAAGTGTTACCGCTTCTCCATCGGCTGGACGCGCATCTATCCGAACGGTATTGAGCAGCAGCCTAACGAAGCCGGCCTGAGCCACTACGACCAGGTGATCGATACCTGTATCGCCCACGGCATTGAACCGGTGATCACCATTTCCCACTACGAGATGCCGCTGCACCTGGCCACCGCCTTTGGCGGCTGGAAAAACCGCGAGCTGATCGGCCACTTCGAGCGCTTTGCGCGCACGGTGCTGGAGCGTTTTGGGCATAAGGTGAAGTACTGGATGACCTTTAACGAGATCAACAGCGCCGCCCACTTCCCGATGATGAGCCAGGGGCTGACCGTGCAGAGCGGTGCGCTGGAGCCGCAGGCGAAATTCCAGGCGTGGCACAACCAGTTTGTCGCCAGCGCGCTGGCGGTAAAAATCGCTCATGAGACCAATGCGCAGATCCGGATCGGCTGCATGATCCTCTTCGCCACCAACTATGCCTGGGACTGTGACCCGATCAACCAGCTGGCAACGCTGAAAGAGAACCAGGCGTTTAACTACTACTGCGCCGACGTGCAGGCGGGCGGTAAATATCCGTACTATGCGCAGAGCCTGTGGCGTTCGCTGGGCGTGACGCTGGACATTCAGCCGGGCGACCTGGAGCTGATTAAGCAGCACACCGTGGACTACATCGGCTTCAGCTACTATATGTCCTCAACCATTTATAAAACCGATCCGGCCGCCGAGGCCGCCAGCGGCAACCTGCTGGGCGGCGCGCGCAACCCGTTCCTTGAAGCCAGCGAATGGGGCTGGGAGATCGACCCGGTCGGCCTGCGCATTGCGCTGAATCAGCTGTACGACCGCTATGAGAAACCGCTGTTTATCGTTGAGAACGGCCTGGGTGCGATCGACAAGCCGGATGAAAACCACTACATCGCCGATGACTACCGCATTAACTATCTGCGTCAGCACATTGAAGCGATGGCCGGGGCAATTGAAGATGGCGTGGATCTGCTGGGTTACACCCCGTGGGGCTGTATCGATCTGGTGAGTATGTCCACCGGTGAGATGAGCAAGCGCTACGGCATGATCTACGTCGATCTTGATGACAACATCAACGGCAGCGGCAACCGCTATAAGAAGAAATCCTTCCACTGGTATCAGCAGGTGATCGCCACCAACGGCAGCGATCTGAGCTAA
- a CDS encoding inositol monophosphatase family protein, giving the protein MSEQISRRLALAEQVAREGGAMALDYFTRRDSLVIETKRDAQDVVSEADRNVELLIRDRIAAQFPDDGFLGEEYGLQPGSSGYSWVVDPIDGTSPFVNGMPNWCVSVAVIYQGEPVIGVIMAPCQQECFVAARGQGATLNGKTLRVDPARTMQNHVTGFGANSYVTPERVGEIAADIVRAGGNFFRNGSGAMMLAWVAAGRLVGYYEPYMHAWDCLAGYCLVNEAGGWTHAFDTEGEKLTRGAPVLAVAPGAKEELLRIAGL; this is encoded by the coding sequence ATGAGCGAACAGATTTCCCGGCGCCTGGCGCTGGCTGAACAGGTGGCACGCGAAGGCGGTGCAATGGCGCTGGACTATTTTACCCGCCGCGACAGCCTGGTAATAGAGACCAAACGTGACGCGCAGGATGTGGTATCGGAAGCCGACCGTAACGTCGAGTTACTGATCCGCGACCGTATTGCCGCTCAGTTCCCGGACGACGGCTTCCTCGGTGAAGAGTATGGCCTGCAGCCGGGCAGTTCCGGCTACAGCTGGGTGGTGGACCCCATCGACGGCACCAGCCCGTTTGTTAACGGCATGCCCAACTGGTGCGTATCGGTGGCGGTGATTTATCAGGGTGAACCCGTGATAGGCGTGATTATGGCCCCCTGCCAGCAGGAGTGTTTTGTCGCGGCCCGCGGCCAGGGCGCAACGCTGAACGGTAAAACCCTGCGGGTGGATCCGGCGCGTACGATGCAAAACCACGTCACCGGCTTTGGTGCCAACAGCTACGTAACGCCGGAGCGCGTCGGTGAGATTGCTGCCGATATAGTGCGCGCCGGCGGTAACTTCTTCCGCAACGGCTCCGGGGCGATGATGCTGGCGTGGGTAGCGGCCGGGCGGCTGGTGGGTTATTACGAACCTTATATGCACGCCTGGGACTGCCTGGCGGGATACTGTCTGGTGAATGAAGCCGGGGGCTGGACGCACGCATTTGATACTGAAGGTGAAAAACTCACCCGCGGTGCGCCGGTGCTGGCGGTAGCGCCGGGGGCAAAGGAGGAATTGCTGCGGATTGCCGGGCTGTAA